In a genomic window of Zootoca vivipara chromosome 5, rZooViv1.1, whole genome shotgun sequence:
- the CALHM1 gene encoding calcium homeostasis modulator protein 1, with protein sequence MDKFRMIFQFLQSNQESFMNGICGIMALASAQMYVAFDFNCPCLPGYNLAYAMGILFVPPLVLFLLGFVMNNNVSMLAEEWKRPTGKRQKDPAVLRYMFCSMAQRAMIAPAVWISVTLLHGECFICAFSTSVPVDKLGNHSYTQLPEKELRRILARIPCTDIYNGQELIAKEVATRYLRCISQAMGWTFVLLMTLLAFLVRSLRPCFTQAAFLKSKYWSHYIDIERKLFDETCTEHAKSFAKVCIQQFFEGANKDLSMGHATCVEKTPSETGEEKEKLLGIMDQGTMNKILKNWHKCKPPLCLSQEVIQNGNCWAGEIAHPQPPRREYATYYSKV encoded by the exons ATGGATAAATTCCGTATGATCTTCCAGTTCCTCCAGTCCAACCAGGAATCCTTCATGAATGGCATATGTGGCATCATGGCTCTTGCCAGTGCACAGATGTACGTGGCTTTTGACTTCAACTGCCCATGCCTACCAGGTTATAACCTGGCCTATGCGATGGGTATCCTGTTTGTGCCACCCCTGGTCTTGTTTCTACTGGGATTTGTGATGAATAACAATGTCTCCATGTTGGCTGAAGagtggaaaagacccacagggaAGCGGCAGAAAGACCCGGCTGTCCTGCGTTACATGTTCTGCTCCATGGCACAACGGGCTATGATTGCTCCTGCTGTTTGGATTTCGGTCACACTGTTGCATGGAGAGTGCTTTATATGTGCCTTCAGCACCTCTGTGCCTGTAGATAAGTTGGGGAACCACAGCTATACCCAACTACCTGAGAAGGAACTGAGGAGAATTCTGGCCCGGATTCCCTGCACAGACATCTACAATGGGCAGGAACTTATTGCCAAAGAGGTGGCAACCAGGTATCTGCGCTGTATATCACAG GCAATGGGCTGGACCTTTGTGCTGTTGATGACCTTGCTGGCATTCCTTGTTCGTTCCTTACGTCCCTGCTTTACTCAAGCTGCATTCCTGAAGAGCAAGTATTGGTCTCATTATATCGACATTGAACGCAAGCTCTTTGATGAGACCTGCACGGAACACGCTAAAAGCTTTGCCAAGGTTTGCATCCAGCAGTTTTTTGAGGGCGCGAATAAGGACCTAAGCATGGGTCATGCAACGTGTGTGGAAAAGACACCTTCCGaaacaggagaagagaaggaaaaactGCTGGGCATCATGGATCAAGGGACCATGAACAAAATTCTGAAGAACTGGCACAAATGTAAGCCCCCTTTGTGCCTCAGCCAAGAGGTGATCCAGAATGGGAATTGTTGGGCAGGAGAAATTGCACACCCTCAGCCGCCTAGGAGAGAGTATGCTACCTATTACAGCAAAGTCTGA
- the CALHM3 gene encoding calcium homeostasis modulator protein 3, which translates to MDRFRMIFQYFQSNSESVTNGICALLALASVKMYSSFDFHCPCLAKYNMVYGLGIMFIPPVALFLCGLIVNRQFVVMLEEWKRPTGDRKKNLAIIRYMCSSVLQRAMIAPVVWILVTLLDGKCFVCAFSSSVDPDKFPGFVTNSTPYYEVQRLLSKVPCKDDELIRNNTSRKAVSRYLKCWSQAFGWSILLALIVIAFLARSLRPCFNQATFLQTRYWSNYIDIEQKIFDETCCEHTRDFAHKCILHFFESMQKEIKRRRFHAHPGKEEGKEGEKHHLQGISSQEQVNKLLQSWCYSKPPLDLSGAELHRGNPWAQREYLGSMINRWHPEPGTTITRQTDV; encoded by the exons ATGGATCGATTCCGGATGATCTTCCAGTACTTCCAGTCCAATTCAGAGTCAGTGACTAATGGAATATGTGCACTGCTAGCATTGGCAAGTGTAAAGATGTACAGCTCCTTTGACTTCCACTGCCCTTGCCTTGCTAAATACAACATGGTGTATGGCTTAGGAATTATGTTTATCCCACCTGTGGCACTTTTCCTCTGTGGTCTCATTGTCAACAGACAGTTTGTGGTGATGCTTGAGGAGTGGAAAAGACCTACTGGGGACAGGAAGAAGAATCTAGCCATTATCAG GTACATGTGTTCCTCCGTTCTGCAACGGGCCATGATTGCACCTGTTGTTTGGATCCTTGTCACCCTGCTCGATGGAaaatgctttgtctgtgctttCAGCAGTTCTGTTGACCCTGATAAGTTTCCAGGTTTTGTCACCAACTCCACACCTTATTATGAGGTACAGCGCTTGCTGTCCAAGGTCCCATGCAAGGATGATGAACTCATAAGGAACAATACTTCCCGCAAGGCTGTGTCCAGGTACCTCAAATGCTGGTCACAG GCTTTTGGATGGAGCATACTGCTGGCCCTTATAGTGATCGCCTTCCTTGCCCGCTCTCTCAGGCCCTGCTTCAACCAGGCTACCTTCTTGCAGACTCGCTACTGGAGCAACTACATTGATATTGAACAAAAGATTTTTGATGAAACCTGCTGTGAGCATACCCGGGACTTTGCACACAAGTGCATCCTCCACTTCTTTGAGAGCATGCAGAAAGAAATTAAACGAAGGCGGTTCCATGCCCACccaggaaaagaggaggggaaggaaggggagaagcatCACTTGCAAGGAATCAGCAGCCAGGAGCAAGTGAACAAGCTTCTTCAGTCATGGTGCTACAGCAAACCTCCCCTGGATTTGAGCGGAGCGGAGCTACACAGAGGCAACCCCTGGGCACAGAGGGAATATCTAGGCAGTATGATTAACAGGTGGCATCCCGAGCCAGGGACCACAATTACAAGGCAAACAGACGTTTAG